The following coding sequences are from one Delphinus delphis chromosome 19, mDelDel1.2, whole genome shotgun sequence window:
- the PPY gene encoding pancreatic polypeptide prohormone, which translates to MAASHRCLFLLLLSTGVALLLRPPLGARGAPLEPVYPGDNATPEQMAQYAAELRRYINMLTRPRYGKRDKEGALDFSECGSPHAAPPRWAWFPALCVQMPGAETGVCVRGGGEQGPRAGLRSSEGTRTPHSCCHALPSPHRQLSPRDS; encoded by the exons ATGGCCGCCTCTCACCGCTGCCTCTTCCTGCTGCTTCTGTCCACGGGCGTGGCTCTGTTGCTGCGACCACCACTGGGTGCCCGGGGGGCCCCGCTGGAGCCAGTATACCCGGGGGACAATGCCACGCCAGAGCAGATGGCCCAGTACGCAGCGGAGCTCCGCAGATACATCAACATGCTGACCAGGCCCAG GTAtgggaaaagagacaaagaaggcgcGCTGGACTTCTCGGAGTGTGGCTCCCCCCACGCAGCTCCCCCCAGGTGGGCTTGGTTCCCTGCCCTGTGTGTCCAGATGCCTGGGGCGGAAACGGGGGTGTGTGTCAGGGGTGGGGGAGAACAGGGGCCTAGGGCTGGCCTGAGGTCTTCCGAGGGCACGAGGACTCCCCACTCATGCTGCCACGCTCTGCCCTCTCCGCACAGGCAGCTCAGCCCGAGGGACTCGTAA